One Hippoglossus stenolepis isolate QCI-W04-F060 chromosome 22, HSTE1.2, whole genome shotgun sequence DNA segment encodes these proteins:
- the LOC118101553 gene encoding leucine-rich repeat-containing G-protein coupled receptor 5-like, translated as MPGTVALISAFALLSAGLRSSVFGVGMLGSVAAEESPTAGASSTAVAGAWSSGDGDRGAGRAGCPGRCRCEVDGLLHRVDCSDLGLREIPSNLSVFTSFLDLSMNNLTVLSSGGLSNLHFLEELRLAGNDLSSIPRGAFTGLYNLKVLMLQNNQLTSVPAEAFNNLHNLQSLRLDANHISLVPVGCFTGLRSLRHLWLDDNSLTEVPAAALSDLPALQAMTLALNLISHVPDHAFSQLGRLVVLHLNNNRIVSMGTDCFHGLHSLETLDLNYNSLVEFPSAVRSLGHLKELGFHSNNIQSIPEHAFTGNPSLITIFFYDNPIQSVGSSAFQNLPELRTLSLNGAADLTEFPDLTGTKSLESLTITGARIISLPSSVCEQLPNLQLLDLSYNHIHSLPSFSACENIQKIDLHHNDIEELQENNFHGLMSLSSLDLSWNRLTSVKPNSFSALPALTKLDLSSNQLSSLTLTGLQSLTHLRLAGNDQLMELIPREDLPQVRVMELPYAFQCCAFTSCERRGGLSWEREEVVDFRDSSVLSSQADQDWEDFLIESDDEPKPQHLVQCSPAPGPFRPCLHLLGSWLIRGGVWLIAALSLVSNSLVVLSIFFSTTTLVTPPKLLIGLLALVNGLMGVWSGWLAAVDTWTFGSFWRYGAKWESSFLCRLSGFLCVFASQTGLFLLTVAALERCLAAIARRHKTDDGSGRSSSPFSLRLSVFLCFLLGLAVTLPPLVAGHSSTSLCLPLPFSSSSSSSSLALSVSLVLLDSLCFLVMTLAYTHLYCRANKAPPTSEEEAALTRHVAWLLFSDCLLYLPVAFLSFSSLLHLPAAGPDVAKGVLLLVAPLPACVNPLLYLLFNPIAREELAALAKRICRARHQRGGGGGGGGRSTTVTMDSTYDEDAEKQSCDSTQALVALGGTKEDEEGERGRMKSETQRSVAFVVQRH; from the exons ATGCCGGGGACTGTGGCTCTCATCAGCGCCTTCGCGCTCCTCTCGGCCGGGCTGCGGAGCTCCGTGTTCGGCGTGGGGATGCTGGGCTCCGTGGCCGCGGAGGAGAGCCCCACCGCCGGGGCGAGCAGCACGGCGGTGGCCGGGGCGTGGAGCTCCGGGGACGGGGACAGAGGAGCGGGGCGAGCGGGCTGCCCTGGCCGCTGTCGGTGCGAGGTGGACGGGCTGCTGCACCGGGTGGACTGCTCGGACCTGGGGCTCCGGGAGATACCGAGCAACCTGAGCGTGTTCACCTCCTTCCT TGATCTGAGTATGAATAATCTGACTGTGTTGTCCAGCGGAGGTTTGTCCAACCTGCActtcctggaggagct GCGCTTGGCGGGTAACGACCTGTCGTCCATCCCCAGAGGAGCGTTCACTGGCCTCTACAACCTCAAAGTTCT GATGCTTCAAAACAACCAGCTGACGTCTGTTCCTGCTGAGGCCTTCAACAACCTGCACAACCTGCAGTcact ACGTCTCGACGCCAACCACATCTCCCTGGTTCCTGTCGGCTGTTTCACGGGTCTGCGCTCGCTCCGTCACCTGTGGTTGGACGACAACTCTCTGACAGAGGTGCCGGCGGCGGCCCTGAGCGACCTGCCCGCCCTGCAGGCCATGACCCTCGCCCTCAACCTCATCAGCCACGTCCCCGACCACGCCTTCAGCCAGCTGGGCCGCCTGGTGGTGCT gcATCTCAACAACAATAGGATCGTTTCCATGGGAACGGACTGCTTCCACGGACTCCACAGTTTGGAGACGCt ggatTTGAACTACAACAGCCTGGTGGAGTTTCCCTCGGCCGTCCGCTCGCTCGGCCACCTCAAGGAGCT cGGTTTCCATAGCAACAACATCCAGTCCATCCCGGAGCACGCCTTCACAGGAAACCCATCACTGATCACCAT ATTTTTCTACGACAATCCGATCCAGTCTGTTGGAAGCTCCGCCTTTCAGAACCTCCCAGAGCTTCGCAcact TTCTCTGAACGGAGCCGCAGATCTCACTGAGTTTCCAGATCTGACGGGAACCAAAAGTCTGGAGAGCCT gaccaTCACAGGGGCTCGGATCATCTCTTTGCCTTCttcagtgtgtgagcagcttccaaacctgcagctgct ggatCTCTCCTACAATCACATCCACTCTCTGCCCAGTTTCTCCGCCTGTGAAAACATTCAGAAGAT tgatcTGCACCATAACGACAtcgaggagctgcaggagaacaatTTCCATGGTCTGATGTCTCTGAGCTCTCT GGATTTGTCGTGGAACAGGCTAACGTCAGTGAAGCCGAACTCGTTCTCTGCTCTACCGGCTCTGACCAAACT tGACCTGTCGTCCAATCAGCTGTCCTCCCTGACTCTGACTGGTCTGCAGAGTTTAACTCACCTGCGATTGGCTGGAAACGAtcagctgatggagctgatccCTCGAGAGGATCTGCCTCAAgtcag ggtgaTGGAGCTTCCTTACGCCTTCCAGTGCTGTGCCTTCACCTCctgtgagagaagaggaggtttgtcgtgggagagagaggaggtggtcGACTTCAGAGACAGCTCCGTCCTCTCCAGTCaag ccgATCAGGACTGGGAGGATTTTCTCATTGAGTCTGACGACGAACCAAAACCTCAGCACTTGGTCCAATGCAGCCCTgcaccag GTCCGTTCCGTCCCTGCCTCCATCTGCTCGGCAGCTGGTTGATCCGTGGGGGGGTGTGGCTCATCGCAGCGCTCTCGTTGGTCAGCAACAGCCTCGTCGTGCTGTCCATCTTCTTCTCGACCACCACTTTGGTCACGCCCCCCAAGCTGCTGATTGGCCTCTTGGCCCTGGTGAATGGCCTGATGGGAGTGTGGAGCGGCTGGTTGGCCGCGGTGGACACGTGGACGTTTGGGAGCTTCTGGAG gtaCGGAGCCAAGTGGGAGAGCAGCTTCCTGTGTCGACTCAGcggcttcctgtgtgtgttcgctTCGCAGACGGGTCTCTTCCTGCTCACGGTCGCCGCTCTGGAGCGATGCTTGGCCGCCATCGCACGACGACACAAAACCGATGACGGCAGCG gtCGCTCCTCGTCTCCGTTCTCCCTgcgtctctctgtcttcctgtgtttcctgttgggTTTGGCCGTCACGCTgccccccctggtggccggaCACAGTAGCACCTCCCTCTGTTTGCCGCtgcctttctcctcctcctcctcctcctcttccctggcCCTCTCCGTCTCCCTGGTGCTCCTCGACTCGTTGTGTTTCCTCGTCATGACGCTCGCCTACACTCACCTCTACTGTCGGGCCAACAAAGCTCCGCCCACCTCAGAGGAAGAGGCGGCGCTGACCCGACACGTGGCCTGGCTGCTCTTCTCCGACTGCCTCCTCTACCTCCCTGTGgccttcctctccttttcctctctgctgcacctCCCCGCCGCTGGGCCCGACGTGGCGAAGGGCGTTCTGCTGCTTGTGGCGCCGCTGCCGGCCTGCGTCAACCCGCTGCTCTACCTCCTATTCAACCCCATCGCCAGGGAGGAGCTAGCAGCGCTGGCCAAACGCATCTGCAGGGCAAGGCatcagcgaggaggaggaggaggaggaggaggaaggtcgACGACTGTAACAATGGATTCAACGTACGACGAGGACGCAGAGAAACAGTCATGTGACTCGACTCAGGCGCTGGTGGCGCTCGGAGGCAcgaaggaggacgaggagggggagagagggaggatgaagagcgAGACACAACGTTCTGTGGCGTTTGTTGTTCAACGTCActag
- the lsm8 gene encoding LSM8 homolog, U6 small nuclear RNA associated, with product MSTALESYINRTVAIVTSDGRMIVGTLKGFDQTINLILDESHERVFSSSQGVEQVVLGLYIVRGDNVAVIGEIDEEHDSTLDLGNIRAEPLNSVAH from the exons ATGTCCACCGCCCTGGAGAGCTACATCAACC GCACCGTGGCCATCGTCACCTCCGACGGGAGAATGATTGTG GGCACCCTGAAGGGCTTCGACCAGACCATCAACCTGATCCTGGATGAGAGTCACGAGCGGGTGTTCAGCTCCAGTCAGGGTGTGGAGCAGGTGGTTCTGGGGCTTTACATCGTGCGAGGAGACAACGT CGCTGTGATCGGAGAAATCGATGAAGAGCACGACTCCACTCTGGATTTAGGAAACATCAGAGCTGAGCCGCTCAACTCAGTCGCCCACTGA